The Hevea brasiliensis isolate MT/VB/25A 57/8 chromosome 1, ASM3005281v1, whole genome shotgun sequence DNA segment tttctatcctttaaCTTAAGGCGccctacttgtctaactgaagcATCCGTATGTCTATGATTCATATGACTAAACcacctcaatatcccttctctcaacttatcctcaattggtatcactcctaccttttctctaatattctcgctacggactttatctagtctagtatggccacttattcattttaacattctcatcttcgcaactcttatcttagacacatacgactcctttagtgcccaacactcactgccatataacatggccggtcgtatggctgtacgataaaattttcctttcagcttattgggaatcttgcgatcacataaaactcctgtggcacatctccacttcaaccatctggctttaatcctatgactaacatcctcctcacatctcttatctacttgaaggactgagccgagatatttaatgtgattactttgagacagtatcactccatctaaactaactccttccctatcactagtttggccttcactgaacttccaatgcatgtattctgtcttcgttctacttaacttaaagccctttgactctagagtacttctccaaaactctaactttctattgactccttcttacGTCTCatttatcagaactatatcatccgtaaatattatgcaccaagggatactctcttatatagatttcattaattcatctaaaactaatgtaaaaagataagggcttacagctgaatcTTGGTGTAATacaattgaaataagaaaatctcTGGTGTCTCCTCCGcggtgcgcacaatagtagttgctccttcatacatgtctttcaaaacttgtataaattaGTGTTGTGTACTGTAATACTGAAATAGAGCTTTGCCAGATTATTgatttcatttaagattttaagctAGAAGAGATGTAAAATCCCTTAATAATCGGTACTTTCAGCACATTTTCACAGTATCAAGCCTAATGGTAGTTTTCATACTCAACTATATAaccaaaaaaaaatgtaaattttgtaTAAATTTGGTATTTTTTGATTTTTGTGTCGTAATCTCCATTTATTTATTATGAGCTTCAATGTTGTAACTGATCTGCGATTATGGAACATGTATGATCTCAAAAGATTCTGGTAactcttttttttaattactatAATATTATATAGCTCTTTTTGTGTGTATGATTGATTGTTTGTTCATATCTCTCTGTCTTTTATGGGAATTAGTGTTGTGTACTGTAATACTGAAATAGAGCTTTGCCACAGTCTAGCTTCTTTGTCTCTTTCCTACTGCAAACAGAGGGGTAAATAGGGTCCATCTCAAATTTATTTGTATTATTCCTGCTCGTGCTGGTTTCTTATTAGAATGCTTTGGACATGCCATTGAATCACCTCTCTGAGGTATTTCTTTGTCCTTCAAGCTTATTTATAAATGAGACTAATTTctgtttgtacagtggcaggcaGGATCAAGACAGCAGGCCGCTTCTGCTGGGTTTGTACCAGATAAAAGTAGTTGGGGATGGAACTGGTTGGAGAGATGGATGGCTGTCCGTCCATGGGAGAATCGTTTTCTTGACATAAATCTGAAAGATGGGGTGATGATTCGTGAAAATGGAACAGCTGATGGCAAGAATGGCACCAAACCCCAGTTAAAGTCTTCTGGCAAAAAACCATTTGTATCTAGTCTGCAATCAAACCTTTCAAGTCAGAAAACTGGTCCATCCAATTCTGATGGCAGTGGTACTTCTCCTAGCAAGCTAGAGGCATCAAACACACTTTTTGCTAAGCCAAAGGCGAAGCCAGTTCTTGAAGATGCGGCTGAAGAGGCCAACTCAAGACCTGGCATTGCTCAAAGATCTCGCAGCAATCCAAAAGAGAGGTCAATACAATCGGATAAACAGGCAAAGAAGAGGTTGTCTCTGCCTAACAGTGGTTAGTTCTGTCAATCTCTCTGTATGATTTGGTTCTGAATTTTGTTTAGTTCTCACTTCTGCTGGTCCCATAAGGTTTTTCTAACTTTCAAAGATTGGcactgctctctctctctctctctcaatttaAAGTTAAATCATGGCCTAATCCCTTATTTGAAATTTCGTCTATCAAAACGTAGCATAAAGGAGTAATGGCATTTTGAGTGCCTTAAGAATTGGTCCAGTTCTAGATGACCGAGTTCTCCCAGTAACTAGCAATACCTTCTTGCTATTTATGCTTTCTTAATTCGGTTTCAGGAGGGGGAGGTACTGGGGCTCAAGCCACGAGGCATGGCAGAATTGCAGCTAAAGGGACACCAGATTCTCATAAACCTGTGAGGGACAAGTCAGCATTAAATGGAAAAGGGAACTCGAACACCACAAAATCTGTTGCACAGGCCGTTGGTGTGTAGTATTGATACATCCATGGAAGATGAGTTATTATTTAGGCTATTCTCCATTAATGATGCCGTGTCAGTCTGTATATATAGGACGCAAATCACATAGCTTTCATTCCTGTCATAAAATTCCAAGTTGGTTTTTGATATGAAAGAAGTTGAATTGGGTTGGGTTGGCTTTGCTTTCTAGAGAAATAAGTTAAGTGGGTGGGTTTGGTATGTTGTGACTATTGTAGTCATGTTTATTTATTGTTATTAATTATGTGATTATCCCATTTTAATTCCAATTTACAAATATATCATTCTCATTTTACTTTGTCCTCCACATTTTTgcttaaaattagaaaatatgcAAGTGTAAAGCATTAAAGCATTCATGATAATTATCATCTCCAACAAatgtttaaattttgaaattagattacgagataaataattattttattataattatcaaaataatataaatttggaTATAACAAGAGAAAGGATTTATAGATAACTCTCATAACATGTGATATGAATAGAAAGTTAATTTCATgttaaaaatgtaaataaataataacatattttatttactttgaataacttttttttttttttaacaggcAATGATTTTCAGAAATTTACATTTATAGCGTGCGCCGACCTGCACAGGAAGGAACTAATTTCCGTTTCTCTTAGAGAAGATTGTTAGATCCCCGATCCCGGGAAATCTACAAACCGTTTCACCACTAACGGTAACGCCCTTCTGAAAACTAACGCCGTCTTCTCCTTTCCCTTCCTGAAAAttcacttctacaaatactagcAAGTTAACAAATAACAACTAACAGACGAACACCCGCGTCTCTTAACGTCGTCATATTTAACGTCGTACGTTCCATTCTGTCCCAATCGCCCCTCGCCATTCACCTCTCACCATCTCTCTTCCGCCCTCTTGAAAGCTGAAACTCTCTTTACACTACAAAATCTCCATAACCCTGAAACCAAACATTCCCTTAACCTTGTTTCTtctaaattctcacatttttttatGCCAAATTGTCACTCTTCCTCATTTCCCAATTCCTcccttttccttcactttcttttctcCCTGAAAATTTCTCCTTCAATGTTCTCTACCCCGTTTGTCCTCACCTTTTCCCTTCTCCTTTCCCTCCCTATTCTCTTTCTCTTGGCCCCCAGAATCCTTCCTCCTCGCCTTCCCCCCATCTCCCCTTCTGATGAGCAGGATGATCTTTCCCTCTTCCGCCGGGCCGCCGCCGCGGCCTCCTCCCACCCTTCCTCATTCTCTCACCTCTCCTCCTCCAAACACCCCAAGCTCAAAATCGCCTTCCTTTTCCTCACCAACACCGATCTCTACTTCGCTCCTTTGTGGGAAAAGTTCTTTAAATCGAATAAGGATCTCTACAATATCTATGTCCATGCCGATCCTTCTGTAAATATCACTCGTCCAGATGGTGTTTTCAAGACCCAGTTCATTCAACATGCCAAACGTACCTACCGTGCGTCTCCTACTTTGGTCTCCGCCACGCGCCGCCTCTTGGCCACCGCTATTCTTGATGATCCTGCCAACGCTTACTTCGCTGTCCTTTCCCAGTACTGTATCCCGCTCCATTCGTTTAGCTATGTCTATAACTCTCTCATCTCTTCCAAATCTTTCGATCTCACGTCTTCTGAATCAGACTCTGAGTCCACTCAATACGGAGTTCGAGTTCAATACAAGAGTTTCATCGAAATTAACTCCAAAGAACCTCGTCTATGGAAGCGTTACGTTGCTAGGGGGAGATATTCCTTGATGCCAGAAGTACCCTTTGAGAAATTTAGAGTGGGGTCTCAATTTTTCCTGCTAACGCGCCGACACGCGCTCATGGTGATTAAGGATCGGAGTCTATGGAAGAAATTTAAGCAGCCCTGTTACAGGGCCGATGAATGCTACCCAGAAGAGCATTATTTTCCTACTCTCCTATCAATGTCAGATCCTAAAGGCTGCACTCACTACACACTAACAAGGGTCAATTGGACGGGCACCACCAATGGCCATCCGTACACTTACCGGCCGGCTGAAATCTCGCCGGTACTGATTCACGAGTTAAGGAAATCGAATTACTCAAGTTCTTATTTGTTCTCGAGGAAATTCTCGCCGGATTGTTTGAGACCATTGATGAAAATCGCCAATAAGGTCATTTTCCAGGACTGAAAATGCTTGTTCCTGGTAAGTTGGAAATTTTCCATTACTGATTGCAGTTTTTCGCATTGAGTTAGTGAGTTGACACGAGAGAGAATTAATGGTAGATATTTAGTGGAGGGTTGTTTGATCCATCCTGGAATATTGGATTAGTAGTTGCTTTGGACCAAGTCAAGAGTCAAGTTGCACTTTTCTTGGTTACTTCTACACATACTGTGTATGTAGATTTTTCGCTGAAACCAACTCTTTTTGAGCTCGACTTGGTCTTCTTGTCATTATCATATGCAACCCAATTTCCCTATTAGAAAGAAAATGGGAATTAATTGCATTTTCCAAATGCTCAAGGGCTTACAAGgagtaaacttttttttttttttggaagaaaATTACAAGGAAACTTTGGTATGTAACCAATGGCAAATAGTTTGCCATTGGGAAAATAGTCCAATGAGTAAGGAGTCCTCTCCAGAATGCAATTAATGCCTGCCTCTTTGCGCTAGGCTGTTgggttcaaactcaaaattttggaTGGACCTagggaagagaaaaaaaataagggAAAATAGTTAAATATGGGATGTGATGGAATGGCATAATCCAATTTTGATAGGAATAACCTTTCTGGTCTTTTTATCTTGTTTTATTTTTCTAGTTCTTGCAAAATCTCTACCATTTCTAGTTTGTGCAAATTCTTTTGTGGTTCTTATTAATTTCAACCATATACCGTGAGCGAGTCATTTACTTCTTGAATTAGAAAACATGTCTTGAACATTGTGGTTTTCTAGGGCATATACTGTGTCATAGCCCATTTATTAGTTCTCATTTGGGGGTGTACTGAATTAGCATGCTTTGGCTTGAAGCATTACCTTGGTGCTGCATCTGCTATGTTTGGGCTTTTATTAGCTCAAAGAACTCTTTGAAATGCTGCCTTCTAACTGTTTCTGTGTTGAACAATAAAAGGGCTGATTTTGCTGAAAAAAAGTTTGATCCTTTTTAATTTGAACAACAATTCTTATGTGAGTTCTCAAATTAGTTTTGCATATAAATTAGGAATGGCTTCTTTGAGTCTGACTGATCCCGATTGAAATTTTTCAGGTGAATAAGGAGTTTTGATTATGATGACGATTTGGACAATTAGAAAAGATACTGCGGGCGGGAGAGTAAGTTTGGTTGGGGAATAGTTTTGAAGAGTCTTAATGTGCTCAAAATCCATTAAAATCCGAAGGAACCAACTCAGAGGTGCTCCTTTCCTGAAGGGGAAAGAAAGGGATCACAAGATAGACAAAGTGGGAAACAAAAGTAGATACCTTTGCTAAAGGGTGTGTTTTGATGGGGTAAGAGGGTCAAAAAAGGGTTAGTGGTAGTTTTGTCTCTTTTGTTGTCTCTGTTTTTGTACATATGTGAATGAAGTGATGAAATAGTTTAGGTTGTTGAGGGAAAGCAAATCAATACTGCAAAAAGCAAAAGCAAATGTGTCGGAGAGAATAGTAATGGGCTCTCATCAAAGAAATTTTCATGTCTTGATATATTCTTTTCTTGGTTAATCTTAAAAGTAAATTTATGGTTCTTTTTGCCTTTCTTACTATCTATGCTTGCTCTGATTTTCCTTTGTCCTGGTCTCCTATGCTTTTTGAAATGTCACATGAGACTTACAATTATGGCGAAGAATTTGATGGGGATGATATTATAATAATGCCGTTCGAGACCAATACGGGGGGCTATTGTTGGGCTGtcttttttagaaaaataaaaataaatagaaattacaggaaataagtatttttataatttagtccctTAATTATGATAAAagtttacaatttaatttttctaatttttataaGGCAcgttttgttaataaaatagcagttaaatttaagaaaattaaattattataataagaATTGAActgttaaattattataataagaATTAAATTGTTATAGAAGTAAAATATAAtggattaaattattaaaatttttaattcactaatgataaatttaacaaaaaaaactATTTTGTTAGGAGTAACTTGTATTTCATAAAtagattaaattattatttttctcataattaaaaataaaattttgaattaaaaaaaaaaagctgttGCCGACAATTGATGGTTGATTCCTGAATGGATGGGTGCTGGCTAACTACCAAAATTCAAAGAGCATGTGTACTTAATGGGGTTAGGCTTGCTGTGGTCACTTCCTTTGCTTTGCCTTTTCTTATCAAGttttgaaaaattgagaaaagcgataataaaataatatatattaatttgtttCTATGTGGCTTTTACTAAACATTTTTGACCCAAAGAATCATTTCTTATTCAGGCAGATCAGTGCCCATGTGATCAATTCAATGATTTCATGAAATGCTGTTTAAGGCTTAGATCTACAGTGTTTCGGCTTAGACTTGAGTTGCATATGATTATATAAATCTATAAACTTATCACATTTCGTGCTGAAATATTTAATTATCTGGGTTATATAATAGTCAAGTTGGTAATTGCTTAGTTCTCGCCACTTTGCAAATAATCTACAAAGGATGatgctttcatttttttttctttattaaattaaaatttaatggactgaaataataattgaattatataataaaaatttttttttgttttataaaaGTAATAAATTTGAAAATAAGTAAATGAGGATATTCGAACTTgacaattttttttactttttaattgactttttttaaaagaaattatttataaaaaaagaatttaattaaatttttatataattttcttttaaaataatttttttaatgttaaaaaaattaaatttttttatttcaaatataaaaattaataaaaaaaattaattgaattgaatttttatgtaaaattttaatatttaaatagggacaattaatataaaaaaaattatcttttttCTTAAAtatcttttaataataaaaaagctTCCATTATTAGTGGAGCGAAAGGAAATTACGGATCTattcagaaaataaattttatataaatagaaCTAAAGTGATGGCTAATTAAGCTACTATGCTTGGTTCTACCTTCCTTTTATTAATGGACCGCTTTGCATGTAAATGAACATTTCCCTTCGGAAGGTCACATCACAGCTCACGCAACAAAAATTATAAGAGCCAGTTGACCACttcttttaaagaaataaatgaaattggtgGGCTTTCACTTTTCAATCTACGCTCATGAAATAAATCTCAGATTGCTTTTGCTAAATCTCATAACACAAGGGTCGCTTTTGTTAAGTTGTTACAATTTTGTTAACATAAGTAATCTTTTATGAAGAATAATATAAGATTTATTTGTTATGCTCCAAAATATTTATATCTAAATACTTTTGTTATTCTAGACAAACAATTTTACTttagaattaaaaataagaatatCCAATGGGTTTGATTTATCACCAAAAGTAATAACTTAGTGGTTAATTTGGTGAGATGGTCTTATCCCACCTCGATTTAATTCTCCACATtaatataatgattaaatattatATCTATTTAGGAGTGTAATGAGAAGCGATTGTGGATTTTCTAATAGTTCATCTCATTGGGTGTCACTTCGAGTTCGATGGTAGGTCCCTTCCTATAGCCTTGGATTAAATCAATGATATTAATCGGTAACATCCGGTCTCAAGCCTAAAGGGGCTACAACTATTAAACCCGAAAAGCCCTcatttttacaattaaaaaaaaaaaaagggtttgaCATTTACCAATAACTACGACCTCCCATTTCATTTTAGAAACAATCTTTTAGGTCAAAAGAATAAGGAACAAGAATAAAGTTAAATATTTACATGTTcagtttatttaatttaaaatttcttaaaaatgaaattattataattattaaataaaaaagtaaatgATAAGattgaaataatttaatatat contains these protein-coding regions:
- the LOC110664200 gene encoding glycosyltransferase BC10; the protein is MPNCHSSSFPNSSLFLHFLFSLKISPSMFSTPFVLTFSLLLSLPILFLLAPRILPPRLPPISPSDEQDDLSLFRRAAAAASSHPSSFSHLSSSKHPKLKIAFLFLTNTDLYFAPLWEKFFKSNKDLYNIYVHADPSVNITRPDGVFKTQFIQHAKRTYRASPTLVSATRRLLATAILDDPANAYFAVLSQYCIPLHSFSYVYNSLISSKSFDLTSSESDSESTQYGVRVQYKSFIEINSKEPRLWKRYVARGRYSLMPEVPFEKFRVGSQFFLLTRRHALMVIKDRSLWKKFKQPCYRADECYPEEHYFPTLLSMSDPKGCTHYTLTRVNWTGTTNGHPYTYRPAEISPVLIHELRKSNYSSSYLFSRKFSPDCLRPLMKIANKVIFQD